A window of the Verminephrobacter eiseniae EF01-2 genome harbors these coding sequences:
- a CDS encoding polysaccharide deacetylase family protein: MGHRDGGWKTEGAGYRFAIITIACCVYGSCANAEKDCHQPLYLTFDTGHMGIAPLVAEVLKRQQVRVTFFAANERTKEGDGSLGAHWAPWWHARAAEGHEFASHTWSHGYWRADLGHAPNPSFLVRPSAGPRAGQEFAMSAADYCADITQAAERLRLLTGRAPLPLFRAPGGKTSPQLLASARACGYLHVGWSPAGFLGDDLPSERISNAALLRKALRGVRSGDILLAHLGIWSRKDPWAPAVLEPLIVGLQQQGFCFRTLREHPALREHLAAHAHSGDAAATAR; the protein is encoded by the coding sequence ATGGGCCACAGGGACGGCGGCTGGAAGACCGAAGGTGCCGGCTACCGATTTGCTATTATAACGATAGCTTGTTGCGTATATGGTTCCTGCGCCAATGCAGAAAAAGACTGTCACCAACCGCTGTATCTGACGTTCGATACCGGCCACATGGGGATTGCGCCGCTGGTGGCCGAGGTGCTCAAAAGGCAGCAGGTCCGCGTGACCTTTTTTGCCGCGAACGAGCGCACGAAGGAGGGGGACGGCAGCTTGGGTGCGCACTGGGCCCCTTGGTGGCACGCCCGTGCGGCAGAGGGGCATGAGTTTGCCTCCCACACCTGGAGTCATGGCTATTGGCGCGCTGATCTGGGCCATGCGCCGAATCCCTCGTTCCTGGTGCGCCCGTCGGCGGGGCCGCGCGCGGGGCAGGAGTTTGCGATGTCGGCCGCTGACTATTGCGCAGACATCACCCAGGCCGCCGAGCGTCTGCGGTTGCTGACGGGTCGGGCGCCGTTGCCATTGTTTCGCGCTCCGGGCGGCAAGACCTCGCCGCAACTGCTGGCCAGTGCGCGTGCCTGCGGCTATCTGCATGTGGGCTGGTCGCCGGCCGGTTTCCTGGGCGATGATCTGCCCAGCGAACGGATCAGCAACGCGGCGCTGCTGCGCAAAGCGCTGCGCGGGGTACGCAGTGGCGATATTTTGCTGGCGCATCTGGGTATCTGGTCGCGCAAAGACCCCTGGGCACCGGCCGTGCTGGAGCCGCTGATCGTGGGGCTCCAGCAGCAGGGTTTTTGTTTTCGCACACTGCGCGAGCACCCTGCCTTGCGCGAGCATTTGGCTGCGCACGCGCATTCCGGTGATGCAGCGGCGACAGCCCGTTGA
- a CDS encoding YncE family protein, producing MKIFPLARVCAVLGGFWFFLHGVQAAVPLLFVLNSLDANVSVIDPVTWTETARIATGKEPHHLYLTPDEKSLIVANALGDTLTFVDPRTAQVQRTVHGIVDPYQLRFSPNMKWFVTAANRLNHVDFYHWNGQDLTLVRRVATSRTPSHLWIDSRSTMVYATMQDSDELVAFDLATQTIRWRTKTGPMPADIYGSPDDKHLFVGLTGGNAVEVFDVSGPGPVSINKLQTGNGAHAFRSAGNGRHLYVSNRVANSISKIDMLTQQVVESYPVPGGPDCMDLSADGRFIYVSSRWARKLSVVDTEAKRVVRQVAVGKSPHGVWTLQHAPR from the coding sequence GTGAAGATTTTTCCGCTTGCGCGCGTGTGCGCCGTCCTCGGTGGGTTCTGGTTTTTCCTGCATGGTGTGCAGGCTGCAGTTCCCCTTTTGTTCGTTCTCAATTCCCTCGATGCCAATGTCAGTGTCATCGATCCTGTGACCTGGACCGAGACGGCGCGCATCGCGACGGGCAAAGAGCCGCACCACCTGTACCTGACACCCGACGAAAAATCGCTCATCGTGGCCAATGCGCTCGGCGATACGCTGACCTTCGTCGACCCCCGCACGGCGCAGGTGCAGCGCACTGTGCACGGCATTGTCGACCCTTACCAACTGCGCTTCAGCCCCAACATGAAGTGGTTTGTCACGGCCGCCAATCGTTTGAACCATGTGGATTTTTATCACTGGAATGGCCAGGATTTGACCCTGGTGCGGCGTGTGGCCACGTCGCGCACGCCCAGCCATTTGTGGATCGACAGCCGCAGCACCATGGTGTACGCGACCATGCAGGACAGCGATGAGTTGGTGGCCTTTGATCTGGCGACCCAGACCATCCGATGGCGCACCAAGACCGGCCCCATGCCCGCCGATATCTATGGCAGCCCTGACGACAAGCACCTGTTCGTTGGCCTGACGGGCGGCAACGCGGTCGAGGTGTTCGATGTGTCGGGGCCTGGGCCGGTCAGCATCAACAAGCTCCAGACCGGCAATGGGGCGCATGCATTCCGCTCTGCTGGCAATGGCCGCCACCTTTATGTCAGTAACCGGGTGGCCAATTCGATCAGCAAGATCGACATGCTGACACAGCAGGTGGTCGAGTCATACCCTGTGCCCGGCGGGCCCGATTGCATGGACCTGTCTGCGGACGGTCGCTTCATCTACGTCAGTTCACGCTGGGCGCGCAAGCTGTCCGTGGTCGATACCGAGGCCAAACGGGTGGTGCGGCAGGTCGCCGTGGGCAAGTCGCCCCATGGCGTCTGGACGCTGCAGCACGCGCCGCGTTGA
- a CDS encoding phosphoribosyltransferase → MLTEDGRHLYVSYDEYHSLIEKLALKVHQSGWKFDTILCLARGGLRPGDILSRIFDKPLAIMSTSSYRAEAGTVRGHLDIARFITTPRGEIAGKVLLVDDLADSGHTLHAVINMLKTNYASITELRSAVIWTKGMSTFSPDYSVEFLPTNPWIHQPFEGYDSLGPDKLLDKWRV, encoded by the coding sequence ATGTTGACCGAAGACGGGAGACACCTGTATGTCAGCTACGACGAGTACCACAGCCTGATCGAAAAGCTGGCGCTCAAAGTGCACCAGTCGGGGTGGAAGTTCGACACCATTTTGTGTCTTGCGCGCGGCGGCCTGCGCCCGGGCGACATACTCAGCCGTATCTTCGACAAGCCACTGGCCATCATGTCCACCAGTTCCTACCGGGCTGAGGCCGGCACAGTCCGAGGGCATCTCGACATCGCCCGCTTCATCACCACGCCAAGGGGTGAGATAGCCGGCAAGGTGCTCCTGGTCGACGACCTCGCCGATTCAGGCCACACCCTGCATGCAGTGATCAACATGCTCAAGACCAACTATGCGTCCATCACCGAACTGCGCAGCGCAGTGATCTGGACCAAGGGCATGTCGACGTTTTCTCCTGACTACTCGGTGGAGTTTTTGCCAACCAACCCCTGGATCCACCAACCCTTTGAAGGCTATGACAGCCTTGGCCCCGACAAACTGCTGGACAAGTGGCGGGTTTGA